Proteins co-encoded in one Desulfitobacterium hafniense DCB-2 genomic window:
- a CDS encoding DVU_1557 family redox protein — protein MSKTENQPQTVWKCGKCNVELSRGTIIVAYLGNEIRVEELKCAQCGLVLITEDLALGKMFEVEQSLEDK, from the coding sequence ATGAGTAAGACGGAGAATCAACCCCAGACAGTCTGGAAATGCGGTAAGTGCAATGTGGAACTCAGCCGGGGTACGATCATTGTTGCTTACCTGGGTAATGAAATCCGGGTGGAAGAACTGAAGTGCGCCCAATGCGGCCTGGTCTTGATTACGGAGGATCTGGCCCTGGGCAAAATGTTCGAGGTGGAGCAAAGCCTGGAGGATAAATAG